Proteins found in one Acinetobacter sp. XH1741 genomic segment:
- a CDS encoding aspartate ammonia-lyase has product MMNADITTRIEKDLIGHREINNDHYYGVQTLRALENFNLTNSKVGNFPNLIKALAMVKLACAEANHNLKNLDQTKFEAIEYSCNQLIRGNFYDQFPIDMLQGGAGTSTNMNANEVLANVALEYMGHAKGQYQYLHPNNDINMSQSTNDVYPTAIRLGLLLSLDELNLPFNNLILSFLNKSQEFAHILKMGRTQLQDAVPMTLGQEFGAFAVTLQKDLEQINTLIPNVLAYMNLGGTAIGTGITTEYSYRELAIQALARISDKKIKSSPDLIEATSDMGDFVLLSGLLKRTATKLSKIANDLRLLSSGPRTGINEINLEARQPGSSIMPGKVNPVIPEAMNLACFQIIANDLAVTLAAEAGQLQLNAMEPLIAFKLFESMDLLGKAMAMFQSKCIDTITANPEHCKALVENSIGIVTALNPYLGYETTTRIAKTANETGQSVLALVQNEGLLSAQVLDDILSINNMVKPKMSA; this is encoded by the coding sequence ATGATGAACGCTGATATTACTACCCGTATTGAGAAGGATCTTATTGGTCATAGAGAGATCAATAATGACCATTATTACGGAGTTCAAACATTACGTGCTTTAGAAAATTTCAACTTAACAAATAGCAAAGTTGGAAATTTCCCTAATTTAATTAAAGCATTAGCTATGGTTAAATTAGCCTGTGCTGAAGCAAACCATAATCTTAAAAACTTAGATCAAACTAAATTTGAAGCGATTGAATACAGCTGTAATCAGCTTATTCGCGGTAACTTCTACGACCAGTTCCCAATTGATATGTTACAAGGTGGTGCTGGTACTTCAACTAATATGAATGCTAATGAAGTATTAGCAAACGTTGCTTTAGAATATATGGGGCATGCAAAAGGTCAATATCAATATTTGCACCCAAATAACGACATTAACATGTCGCAATCAACAAACGATGTATACCCTACTGCAATCCGTTTAGGTCTATTACTTAGCTTAGATGAGTTAAATCTTCCATTTAACAATTTGATTCTTAGCTTCCTTAACAAGTCTCAAGAGTTTGCGCACATCTTAAAAATGGGTCGTACTCAGTTACAAGACGCTGTACCTATGACTTTAGGTCAGGAATTTGGTGCTTTTGCGGTTACTCTGCAAAAAGACCTTGAGCAAATTAATACACTTATTCCAAATGTTCTAGCTTATATGAACCTTGGCGGTACAGCGATTGGTACTGGTATTACCACTGAATATAGTTACCGTGAACTCGCTATTCAAGCGCTTGCAAGAATCTCTGATAAGAAAATTAAATCATCTCCCGATTTAATTGAAGCAACTTCAGATATGGGTGACTTTGTTCTTTTATCTGGTTTACTCAAACGCACCGCAACTAAACTTTCTAAAATTGCCAATGACTTACGTTTACTTTCAAGTGGTCCACGTACTGGTATCAATGAAATTAACTTAGAAGCTCGTCAACCTGGTAGTTCGATCATGCCTGGTAAAGTAAATCCAGTTATTCCTGAAGCGATGAATTTGGCTTGTTTCCAGATTATTGCAAATGATTTGGCTGTAACTTTAGCTGCTGAAGCAGGTCAATTACAGTTAAATGCAATGGAACCACTTATTGCATTCAAATTATTTGAATCTATGGATCTGCTTGGTAAAGCAATGGCAATGTTCCAAAGTAAATGTATCGATACTATTACGGCGAACCCTGAGCACTGTAAGGCTTTAGTTGAAAACTCAATTGGTATTGTGACTGCACTTAATCCATACCTAGGTTATGAAACAACAACTCGTATTGCTAAAACTGCAAACGAAACTGGACAAAGCGTATTGGCTTTAGTTCAGAACGAAGGTTTATTATCAGCACAAGTGCTTGATGATATCTTGTCGATTAATAATATGGTTAAACCTAAAATGTCGGCTTAA
- a CDS encoding TonB-dependent siderophore receptor: protein MHGMAGSYSMERRSLNLHFMTCSKTALASSIALITSVVYANEAEVSQLPTITVNATQNSDALYTSKKVNLSGFQTGDVKKVPASITTITSERLADQHAKTLTDVVKNDSSLGDGYAAIGYYPNFVARGFALDLGSSYLINGHTVRGEQNVALENKEQVEILKGISAIQSGMSTPGGVVNYVTKRPADVKNITVDANSEGGYTLATDVGGFLNDSFGYRVNLAHESIHPNVDHANGKREFGSVALDWKINDRSKLLFDIEAQRQSQRSVPGYQLLDGQVPTNVDQDRLLGYQSWSKPVVNNSLNASLKYQYAFNDQWNGSLSASQSRVVIDDNSAFPWGCYSSICEVNGLGNTFDKHGNYDIYDFRSPDDTRITNQFAAGLNGQFSTANIQHQVAFEIQRTYKTLKYHTPLNVVVGTGNIYQDTIDYNPSTESPGDRYKVLESDQTAFTISDRVQFNDQWSTLLGGKLIHLDEQAYNSDGQQSRDTDLNKFLPQLALTYSPTATTNLYASYAKGLSDGGEAPWYTNNVKYGIGPQILSPRNSEQYELGIKQQIRNFLVTAAFFDLKQDNQYSKVNADGTFDFIEQGKQHNQGIELGLAGALTDTLDVSSGVTYTKSRLVDIDTDSYKGHQTQNVPKVRATAQLSYKVPSIEGLRLLSGMQYSSSKYANKEGTAKVGGYSVFNIGAAYKTNFAGHDTTFRFNIDNLFNKKYWRDVGAFMGDDYLFLGNPRTAQFSTTFSF, encoded by the coding sequence ATGCACGGTATGGCAGGTAGTTATTCAATGGAAAGACGTTCGTTAAATCTTCACTTCATGACATGTTCTAAAACAGCATTGGCTTCATCTATTGCACTCATAACATCTGTCGTCTATGCAAATGAAGCGGAGGTTTCTCAGCTCCCAACCATTACTGTGAACGCCACACAAAATAGTGATGCGTTATATACATCCAAAAAAGTTAATTTATCTGGTTTTCAAACTGGCGATGTAAAGAAAGTTCCTGCCTCTATTACAACCATTACTTCTGAGCGCCTAGCAGATCAGCATGCAAAAACGCTGACTGATGTTGTTAAAAATGACTCCTCGTTAGGAGATGGTTACGCAGCTATTGGCTACTATCCAAACTTTGTAGCACGAGGTTTTGCGCTCGATCTAGGTTCAAGTTATCTCATTAATGGCCATACTGTACGTGGTGAGCAAAATGTAGCTTTAGAAAATAAAGAGCAAGTTGAGATTTTAAAAGGTATTTCTGCGATTCAAAGTGGAATGTCGACACCAGGCGGTGTTGTTAACTATGTAACAAAAAGACCTGCCGATGTTAAAAACATTACCGTAGATGCAAATTCAGAAGGTGGCTATACACTGGCAACGGATGTAGGCGGCTTTTTAAATGATAGTTTTGGCTATCGAGTCAATTTAGCGCATGAAAGTATTCATCCAAATGTTGATCATGCAAATGGTAAACGTGAGTTTGGCTCAGTAGCTTTAGACTGGAAAATTAATGATCGCTCTAAATTACTGTTTGATATTGAAGCTCAGCGTCAAAGTCAACGCTCAGTACCGGGCTATCAACTGCTTGATGGACAAGTGCCAACAAATGTAGATCAAGACCGTTTATTGGGATATCAGTCTTGGAGTAAACCTGTTGTAAATAACAGTCTAAATGCGAGTTTAAAATATCAATATGCATTCAATGATCAATGGAATGGTAGCTTAAGCGCGTCACAAAGCCGTGTTGTGATTGACGATAATAGTGCTTTCCCATGGGGATGCTATAGCAGCATTTGTGAAGTTAATGGTTTGGGTAATACTTTTGATAAACACGGTAATTATGACATTTACGATTTCCGAAGCCCAGATGACACACGTATAACTAATCAGTTTGCTGCTGGGTTAAATGGTCAGTTCAGTACGGCCAATATTCAGCATCAAGTTGCTTTCGAAATACAGCGTACTTATAAAACTTTAAAATACCATACACCACTTAATGTAGTGGTCGGAACAGGCAATATCTATCAAGATACGATTGACTATAATCCTTCAACGGAAAGCCCAGGCGATCGTTATAAAGTTTTAGAAAGTGATCAGACGGCATTCACCATATCTGACCGTGTCCAATTTAATGATCAATGGTCAACTTTATTAGGTGGAAAACTTATTCACCTTGACGAGCAAGCTTATAATTCAGATGGGCAGCAAAGCCGAGATACAGACTTAAATAAGTTTTTACCACAATTAGCGCTCACGTATAGCCCAACTGCTACAACTAATCTTTATGCTTCATATGCCAAAGGTTTGTCAGATGGTGGTGAAGCTCCATGGTATACAAACAATGTCAAATATGGCATTGGGCCCCAGATATTATCACCTAGAAATTCTGAACAATATGAACTTGGTATTAAACAACAAATACGTAACTTCCTAGTAACAGCAGCTTTTTTTGATTTAAAACAAGATAATCAATATAGCAAAGTGAATGCAGACGGGACTTTCGATTTTATTGAACAAGGCAAACAGCACAACCAAGGTATTGAACTCGGTTTAGCAGGTGCTTTAACTGATACACTTGATGTAAGTTCGGGTGTTACCTATACCAAATCTCGTCTTGTTGATATTGATACTGACAGCTACAAAGGTCATCAAACTCAGAATGTGCCAAAAGTACGCGCAACAGCCCAGCTATCTTATAAAGTACCTTCAATTGAAGGGTTAAGATTACTCAGTGGCATGCAATACAGTAGTAGTAAATATGCAAATAAAGAGGGAACTGCAAAAGTAGGTGGATACAGCGTCTTTAATATTGGTGCTGCCTATAAAACAAATTTTGCTGGGCATGACACTACTTTTAGATTCAATATTGATAACTTATTTAATAAGAAATATTGGCGCGATGTAGGTGCATTTATGGGTGATGACTATTTATTCTTAGGTAACCCTCGTACAGCCCAATTCTCTACAACGTTTAGTTTTTAA